AATTTGGACGACCAGATGCCATCATTATTCCTGGTACAAAAAGTACAATCAGTGATTTAGAAAATTTAAAAGAGAAGGGGTTAGATCGCCTCATCCAAAATCATGTAGATCATGGCGGATTAGTAGTAGGTATTTGTGGCGGATATCAAATACTTTGTGAGGAATTGGTAGATGAAGCTGGTTCAGATACAGGTGCACTGAACTTCACACAAAAGGGACTAGGATGTATTCCCGCGATAACCACTTTTTATAAAGAAAAAAAAGTAAACCGAGTCATTGGCAAGTATCACAAATGTACAGGATTGCCTGCAAACCAGCAGGTAGTGGGGTATGAAATCCACTTAGGTAAAACTGTTGTATCTAAAAAGGAATTCCCATTTCTAACCTTAGAAAATGGGGTAGAAGAAGGCTACTTTGCAAATGACGGCCAAATCATTGGGACATATCTTCACCATTTATTTCATAATGATGAGTGGAGAAATCACTGGTTAAACATGATTCGAAAACGAAAAGGGATTCAACTTCAAGAACCTACTTTTATTAGAAACTTTAAAGATAATAAATATGAGATTCTTGCTTCCAAAATCAAAAGCCATCTAAAATGGGATTTACTTAAAGAAATAATCAATCAAGGGAGTACAAGATGATTAAATTCATGAAAGGATTCTTGATAAACCTTCAATTTTTTACAGCATTGCCTATCCCACTTGAATTACCGATGGACAAGGAACATCTAAGAAAGGCAGTACAAGCTTTTCCACTATTAGGATTATTTCAAGGGATAATCTATTCATGTCTATTTTATGTGTTTCATGAATTTACTCCTTTTTCTCATTTAGCTGTTGCGTTCATGCTTTGGCTGGCAACGATACTCGTGACAGGAGGAATCCATCTAGATGGCTGGATGGATGCGAGTGATGCTTATTTTTCCTACCAAGATCCTGAAAAAAGACTTGAAATTATGAAGGATCCAAGAACGGGTGCATTTGGTGTTTTATCTATTATTGTATTATTAGGCTGTAAGTTTCTATTTATTTATGAGAGTACTTTGAACGTCGAACAAGCCACATATTTCTTTATTGCAGCTATACCGTTTTTGAGTAAAAGTGTAATGGGCGTTCTTTTGTTAACAATTAAGTCGGCTAAAAATAATGGGCTAGGCTCGTTATTCCAAAGTGCCGCAAAGCCTCGGGTGTTATGGATCTATCCAGTGTACTTAATGAGTTTTTTATTTCTCGTATTGCTTATTAGTAAGGACTACTTCCTTGTCGGTTTATTGATTTTAACCGCTGTCTGTTGTTTATTTTTATGCCGTCGTAAAGCTGTAAAATGGTTTGGCGGGATTACAGGAGATGTATTAGGAGCTTCAGTAGAAGGGACTGAGTTAATACTGTGGATGACCGTGTGGTTATTGCATTATTTCGTCATGGGGTAACAGAAGCTAACAAACGGAAAGAGTATTTAGGATGGAATGATTCTCCAATAACTGCTGAATCAAAAGCAATATCGACAACAAAAAGCTTTGAGTGCTATTTTTCTAGTGATTTACAAAGATGTATTGATACAACAAAAATATTGTTTCCAAATAGTAATCCGTTTTTATTAGAAGATTTACGAGAAATGAATTTCGGCAAATGGGAAGGGAAGACCTATGATAATCTGAGAGAAGATATGCTCTATCGACAATGGCTGACAGATCCTGTTAATAATTGTCCGCCGGAGGGGGAATCTTTTGATACTTTTACAAAGAGAGTTCAAGTCGGCTGGAACAAGATTATCCATCAGGTTCTTTCCAAAAGTAGTCAGAGTTGTGCGGTCATCACCCACGGTGGAGTCATCAGGTATCTTTTATCTAAATTTGCACCTGAAAAGAAAGACTTTTGGGATTGGCAGGCAAGGCATAGTCAAGGGTTCGAGCTCATTTTTGATAGAGAAGCACTAAGGAGGGGTGAACGTTGCACTTTATTACTGGAGGTGCCTTTAACGGCAAAAGAGCATGGGTGAAAAAAATATATCATGTAAACAGACATGATTATTGGTTGTCAGCGTACGATAACTGTCCTCTTCCTATAAATTTTAAGGATATCGACCAAGACGTGATTATTCTAGAGGGTGTAGAATTTTGGTTGAAAGATTTAACGAAGAAATATGATTCAAAGGAGTCTCGAAGAATTTGGAATAGTTGTTTAGAAAATTGGCATACATGGGAAAAGGCAAGGGTAAATCGCAAGTTGATCGTAATAGGGACCGATATAACAAAAGGAATTGTCCCATTGGAAAAAGAAAATAGAGTATGGCGAGATGTAACAGGATGGGCCTATCAAGATATTGCAGCAAAATCAGAAAAAGTAGATGTCATTTGGTATGGATTAAACCAAAATATAAAATAAAGGGAAGATTTTAAATGAGAATTTATACGAGGACAGGTGACAAAGGAAAAACAAGTATTATTGGCGGCAGGGTAGACAAAGATGACATCCGGGTAGAGGCATACGGAACAGTTGATGAAGTTAATTGCTTTGTTGGGCAAGCGATTCAAGAACTTGACCAAGATAGTTTTTTGGACGTGCTTAATGATCTTGAAAAAATTCAACATGAATTATTTGACTGTGGCGGTGATCTTGCGAATGTGTCGGAAAAGCGAGAAATAAAGCTTCATCAAGAATCGATCGATTACCTGGAGAAGAAAATAGACGAATATATTGAAGAGGCTCCGGAGCTAGAAAGATTTATTTTACCTGGGGGAACAAAACCTTCAGCATCGATTCATATTGCAAGAACGGTTACAAGGCGAGCGGAAAGATTGGTTGTATCGCTATTGAAGGCGGACCCGAAAACACCTGAAATAGCATTACAATACTTAAATCGATTATCGGATTATTTCTTTGCCTTGGCTAGGGTAATAAACAGCCGCCTTAATGTTCGTGACGTAGAATATGTTCGCAGTGCGAAAGTCTTTAGAGATGGGAAGCGTAAAGATGATAAGTAAAATGAAGATGCAAATGGTAAGCTGGCTGGCAATGTTTACAGCATTGTCTGCTGTTGGAGCGGCTATAAAGATCCCAGCTGTTGTTGGCAGTGTAGCGTTGGATGTCTTTCCATCCCTATTGGCTGCGGCTCTACTTGGCAG
The DNA window shown above is from Neobacillus sp. WH10 and carries:
- the cobS gene encoding adenosylcobinamide-GDP ribazoletransferase, coding for MIKFMKGFLINLQFFTALPIPLELPMDKEHLRKAVQAFPLLGLFQGIIYSCLFYVFHEFTPFSHLAVAFMLWLATILVTGGIHLDGWMDASDAYFSYQDPEKRLEIMKDPRTGAFGVLSIIVLLGCKFLFIYESTLNVEQATYFFIAAIPFLSKSVMGVLLLTIKSAKNNGLGSLFQSAAKPRVLWIYPVYLMSFLFLVLLISKDYFLVGLLILTAVCCLFLCRRKAVKWFGGITGDVLGASVEGTELILWMTVWLLHYFVMG
- a CDS encoding histidine phosphatase family protein, translated to MVIALFRHGVTEANKRKEYLGWNDSPITAESKAISTTKSFECYFSSDLQRCIDTTKILFPNSNPFLLEDLREMNFGKWEGKTYDNLREDMLYRQWLTDPVNNCPPEGESFDTFTKRVQVGWNKIIHQVLSKSSQSCAVITHGGVIRYLLSKFAPEKKDFWDWQARHSQGFELIFDREALRRGERCTLLLEVPLTAKEHG
- a CDS encoding bifunctional adenosylcobinamide kinase/adenosylcobinamide-phosphate guanylyltransferase, with protein sequence MHFITGGAFNGKRAWVKKIYHVNRHDYWLSAYDNCPLPINFKDIDQDVIILEGVEFWLKDLTKKYDSKESRRIWNSCLENWHTWEKARVNRKLIVIGTDITKGIVPLEKENRVWRDVTGWAYQDIAAKSEKVDVIWYGLNQNIK
- a CDS encoding cob(I)yrinic acid a,c-diamide adenosyltransferase gives rise to the protein MRIYTRTGDKGKTSIIGGRVDKDDIRVEAYGTVDEVNCFVGQAIQELDQDSFLDVLNDLEKIQHELFDCGGDLANVSEKREIKLHQESIDYLEKKIDEYIEEAPELERFILPGGTKPSASIHIARTVTRRAERLVVSLLKADPKTPEIALQYLNRLSDYFFALARVINSRLNVRDVEYVRSAKVFRDGKRKDDK